A portion of the Esox lucius isolate fEsoLuc1 chromosome 20, fEsoLuc1.pri, whole genome shotgun sequence genome contains these proteins:
- the LOC105025924 gene encoding C-C chemokine receptor type 1-like, which translates to MSHSTVDKSVYDYYYDQIITEGVLCNNTTVRAFGRVFLPTLYSLVFIVGFIGNSLVVCVMVKFRRTSNMTDICLFNLALSDLLFVLTLPFWSYYITKTEWTLGDFLCTVLTALYTLGFYGNIFFLVMMTLDRYVVIVHAHTMARHRSVRVGIVLSLFLWALSLCASLPTIIFTKVERNEAGLMTCQQQYPEDTKWRQFSYLQMNFLGLLLPFFIIVICYGKIILILVNIKSTKKHKAIKLICIIVVVFFCFWTPYNLLIFFRFLQTLHFLGDCTNVYNISLAMQWAEVIAFSHCCLNPIIYAFAGQKFMALVLKLLRKWLPICFGRSSCESSERRSSVYSRSSKTKIYTIAVA; encoded by the exons ATGTCAC ATTCTACTGTGGACAAATCAGTCTACGATTACTATTATGACCAGATAATTACAGAGGGTGTGCTATGCAACAATACCACCGTAAGGGCATTTGGACGTGTGTTTCTGCCTACACTGTACAGCCTGGTCTTTATCGTGGGCTTCATTGGTAACAGCCTGGTGGTCTGTGTCATGGTGAAGTTCAGGAGGACCAGCAACATGACAGACATCTGCCTCTTCAACCTGGCACTGTCAGATCTTCTGTTTGTCCTCACCCTGCCTTTCTGGTCTTACTACATCACCAAAACTGAATGGACTCTGGGGGACTTTCTGTGCACAGTGTTAACTGCACTATACACGCTGGGCTTCTATGGCAACATTTTCTTCCTGGTAATGATGACATTGGATCGATATGTGGTCATTGTCCATGCTCACACCATGGCCAGACACAGATCAGTCAGAGTAGGGattgttctgtctctgttcttGTGGGCTCTTAGTCTCTGTGCCTCTCTGCCTACAATCATCTTCACAAAAGTGGAAAGAAATGAGGCAGGACTTATGACGTGTCAACAACAGTATCCAGAGGACACCAAGTGGCGCCAGTTTTCTTATTTACAAATGAATTTCTTGGGTCTACTTCTCCCCTTTTTCATTATAGTTATTTGCTATGGCAAGATAATTCTCATTTTAGTCAACATCAAATCCACCAAAAAGCACAAAGCTATCAAACTGATATGTATTATAGTAGTGGTCTTTTTCTGCTTTTGGACTCCATACAATTTGCTAATTTTCTTTCGGTTTCTGCAGACACTACACTTTTTGGGGGATTGTACAAATGTTTATAACATATCTCTGGCAATGCAGTGGGCAGAGGTGATAGCGTTTTCACACTGTTGTTTGAATCCAATTATCTACGCTTTTGCTGGACAGAAATTCATGGCCCTTGTCTTGAAGTTACTAAGAAAATGGTTGCCAATTTGCTTTGGCAGGTCTTCTTGTGAGTCGTCTGAACGAAGAAGCTCGGTCTATTCCCGGTCctctaaaactaaaatctacACAATTGCTGTAGCTTGA